The region ATATTGCCGCTCAAGCACTGAGCTGTAGCCGCAGTATTATTGTGAATGATATTGAGCAAGCAGCTTTAGTGTCTAATTTATATGGGCCAGAGCATTTAATCATTCAAACCAGCAACCCACGTGCAGTTCTAAAACAAGTTCGCGGCGCAGGTAGCGTGTTTCTAGGGGCTTATACGCCTGAATCAGTTGGTGATTACGCCAGTGGTACTAACCATGTGTTACCGACTTACGGTTATAGCCGCTCAGTTTCAAGTTTATCACTTGCAGATTTTAGCCGCCGCTTTACCGTTCAGGAGCTTAGCGCGCAAGGATTACAAAGCTTGGGTGAAACGGTAATGATATTGGCTGAAAATGAATTGCTCGATGCACACAAACAAGCTGTGGCAATACGTTTAAATAGCCTCTGAAATAAGAAGTAGAGTGAGAGTAGGAAGATGACTGATTCGATGAATATGCCGATAGCAGCAAGACTTGCACGACCAGAACTGCTTGAGTTAACGCCCTACGAAAGTGCAAGACGTATTGGCGGTCAAGGTGATGTTTGGATAAATGCTAACGAGTCTCCATTTAACAATAATGAACTTGATAAGCTCAATCGTTACCCTGAATGCCAACCAGTAAGTTTGATTAATGCTTACGCCGACTATTCAAAAGTTAGCGCTGATAATATTGTCACTTGCCGCGGCGCTGATGAAGCTATCGAATTATTAATAAGAGCATTTTGTGTTCCTGCGGTTGACAGTATTGCCTGTTTTGGCCCTACTTATGGCATGTATGCCATAAGTGCAAAAACGTTCAATATTGGCGTCACCAGTTTAACGCTGACAGACGATTATCAGTTGCCTAATGCCTTTGCGCAGCAAGTAGAGAATGCCAAACTGGTGTTTATTTGTAATCCGAATAACCCTACTGGCACCATCATGGATAAAGACACTATTGAAGCCGCTATTGCTGCTATGCCTAATGCTATTGTCGTTATTGATGAAGCCTATATTGAATTTTCAGCCCAATATTCTGTTGCAGACTTGATTCCTAAGTACCCTAATTTAGTGGTGTTAAGAACTTTATCAAAAGCCTTTGCACTGGCTGGCGCACGTTGTGGGTTCTTAATGGCAAATACCGACATCATTGATTTGATCATGCGCGTCATCGCGCCCTATCCGGTGCCTTTACCTGTTCAACAAGTGGCAGAAAAAGCCTTATCCGCAAATGGTATCTCGCTGATGCAACAACAGGTTGAAGCACTAAAAGTGCAAGGTAATAAACTCTCTGCAACCTTAACTGAGTTTGGCGCCAAGGTATTACCTGCCAATGGCAATTTCATCTTA is a window of Shewanella donghaensis DNA encoding:
- the hisC gene encoding histidinol-phosphate transaminase, giving the protein MTDSMNMPIAARLARPELLELTPYESARRIGGQGDVWINANESPFNNNELDKLNRYPECQPVSLINAYADYSKVSADNIVTCRGADEAIELLIRAFCVPAVDSIACFGPTYGMYAISAKTFNIGVTSLTLTDDYQLPNAFAQQVENAKLVFICNPNNPTGTIMDKDTIEAAIAAMPNAIVVIDEAYIEFSAQYSVADLIPKYPNLVVLRTLSKAFALAGARCGFLMANTDIIDLIMRVIAPYPVPLPVQQVAEKALSANGISLMQQQVEALKVQGNKLSATLTEFGAKVLPANGNFILAEFEDVERVADALKQAGIVARAYKDNRLASRIRFSFSSPADTDRLIATFNTLGK